The following are from one region of the Centroberyx gerrardi isolate f3 chromosome 16, fCenGer3.hap1.cur.20231027, whole genome shotgun sequence genome:
- the med12 gene encoding mediator of RNA polymerase II transcription subunit 12 isoform X2, which yields MMAAFGILSYEHRPLKRPRLGPPDVYPQDPKQKEDELTALNVKQGFNNQPAVSGDEHGSAKNVNFNPSKISSNFSSIIAEKLRYNTFPDTGKRKPQVNQKDNFWLVTARSQSSINNWFTDLAGTKPLTQLAKKVPIFSKKEEVFGYLAKYSVPVMRSAWMIKMTCAYHAAITETKVKKRHVIDPCIEWTQIITKYLWEQLQKVAEFYRQSSSQGCGSPLPATPAEVETAMKQWEYNEKLAMFMFQDGMLDRHEFLTWVLECFEKVRPGEDELLRLLLPLLLQYSGEFVQSAYLSRRLAYFCTRRLNLLLSDGSLGPGTGGHPAHGILAQPGNALPPTPTSQPAGGNQPQTPFTDFYICPQHRPLVFGLSCMLQSIVLCCPSALVWHYSLTDSRNKTGSPLDLLPIAPSNLPMPGGNTAFTQQVRAKVREIEEQIKERGQAVEFRWSFDKCQETTAGFTIGRVLHTLEVLDNHSFEKSDFSNSLDSLYNRIFGSGQSKDGHEMSPDDDAVVTLLCEWAVCCKRSGRHRAMVVAKLLEKRQAEIEAERCGESEVVDEKGSVSSGSLSAATLPVFQDVLLQFLDTQAPILTEPGNESERVEFSNLVLLFCELIRHDVFSHNIYMCTLISRGDLASDSHLPRPRSPSDEPSDESERKEQDAGSSVKMEDTGLSESMEIDHNSSANFDEMFSPPMHCESKGSPSPEKPAPEQDSKAACKDKGMDPAFPQVYEQPRHIQYATHFPIPQEESASHECNQRLVVLYGVGKQRDEARHAIKKITKDILKVLNRKSTAETGGEEGQKRKRSKPEAFPTAEDIFSKFQHLSHFDQHQVTSQVSRNVLEQITSFALGMSYHLPLVQHIQFIFDLMEYSLNISGLIDFAIQLLNELSLVEAELLLKSSSLVGSYTTGLCLCIVAVLRRYHSCLILNPEQTAQVFDGLRIVVKSGVNPADCSSAERCILAYLYDLYTSCSHLKSKFGEIFSEFCSKVKNSIYCNIDPSDSNMLWDPVFMMEAIANPSAHNFNHSMVGKILNDSAANRYSFVCNVLMDVCVDHRDPERVNDIGILCAELTAYCRSLSAEWLGILKALCCSSNNGNCGFNDLLCNVDVSDLSFHDSLATFVAILIARQCLLLEDLVRCVAIPSLLNAACSEQDSEPGARLTCRILLHLFKTPQRNPVPQDGAKSDKSSVGIRSSCDRHLLAASQNSIVVGAVFAVLKAVFMLGDAELRGSGLSHPAGLDDISGGRTVSIETASLDVYAKYVLKSICQQEWVGERCLKSLSEDSSALQDPVLVNIQAQRLLQLICYPHRQLDSDDGDNPQRQRIKRILQNMDQWTMRQSSLELQLMIKQSTNNELYSLLENIAKATIEVFQKSAEMNSSNPSGNGATVPGGSASNNNNNNTASKMKPILSSSERSGVWLVAPLIAKLPTSVQGHVLKAAGEELEKGQHLGSSSRKERDRQKQKSMSLLSQQPFLSLVLTCLKGQDEQREGLLTSLYSQVQQIVTNWREDQYQDDCKAKQMMHEALKLRLNLVGGMFDTVQRSTQQTTEWAVLLLDIISSGTVDMQSNNELFTTVLDMLSVLINGTLAADMSSISQGSMEENKRAYMNLVKKLRKELGDRQSESLEKVRQLLPLPKQTRDVITCEPQGSLIDTKGNKIAGFEKEGLQVSTKQKISPWDVFEGLKHSAPLSWGWFGTVRVDRKVTKFEEQQRFLLYHTHLKPKPRSYYLEPLPLPPEEEEPPTPVSQEPEKKMVEAVKPEKNVPTVPTDSNKKKSNKKKKTPSTKTEDYVNRTPSGVPYGTGMPPELIMGQQNHPYGRISYGQQPIGIYAQNQPLPPGGPGLDPPYRPARNPQMNKMMPTRPSYPAMMPGMQGNMPGMMGLDKQYPMGYKPQPSIPQGQILRQQLQNQSMLGQQMRQMAPNQPYTSMQPSQNISQGYTHTHTHMGMQQHPSQGGGIVPSSYGNQNFQAAHPGTNPAVVDPLRQMQPRPSGYVHQQAPGYAHNMQNTQRFAHQPIQQNPIMHGGLGHMGGQGVHPGMRPNQMLAEQQQQQQQQQQAQQQQQYLRQQALRQQQAQQQVQQQQQQQQQQQQVQPQQVTPQQQVQQQQQQQQQQQQVAAAQPPAQAQNQALGMQPLPPQQPMFPRQGMQQTQQQQQTAALVRQLQQQLSNTQPGQSTNSYY from the exons ATGATGGCTGCTTTCGGGATCCTAAGTTACGAACACCGGCCCCTAAAGCGGCCCCGGCTTGGTCCTCCGGACGTTTATCCGCAAGATCCAAAGCAAAAAGAG gaTGAATTGACTGCATTGAACGTGAAGCAAGGATTCAATAATCAACCCGCTGTGTCTGGTGACGAACATGGCagtgcaaaaaatgtcaacttcaACCCTTCAAAG ATCAGTTCAAATTTCAGCAGCATCATCGCTGAGAAGCTGCGTTACAACACATTCCCAGACACAGGGAAGCGTAAGCCACAGGTCAACCAGAAGGATAACTTCTGGCTCGTCACGGCAAGGTCACAGAGCTCCATCAACAACTGGTTCACCGATTTAGCTGGGACTAAACCCCTAACACAGCTGGCAAAAAAG GTTCCAATCTTCAGCAAAAAGGAAGAGGTTTTTGGATACTTGGCCAAGTACTCAGTCCCCGTCATGCGTTCAGCATGGATGATCAAGATGACCTGTGCATATCATGCTGCCATTACAGAAACTAAAGTTAAAAAGAGACATGTGATTGATCCCTGTATAG agtggACCCAGATCATCACTAAGTACCTGTGGGAGCAGCTCCAGAAGGTGGCTGAGTTTTACAGGCAGTCTTCCAGCCAAGGCTGCGGCTCGCCCCTGCCAGCCACCCCTGCTGAGGTGGAGACAGCCATGAAGCAGTGGGAATACAACGAGAAGCTAGCCATGTTCATgtttcag gACGGCATGCTTGACAGACACGAGTTCCTGACATGGGTGCTGGAGTGCTTTGAGAAGGTCCGACCTGGGGAAGATGAACTTCTCAGACTGCTGCTGCCCCTTTTACTACAG TACTCAGGGGAGTTTGTGCAGTCGGCTTACTTGTCTCGGAGACTGGCTTACTTCTGCACACGCCGCCTCAACTTGCTGCTAAGCGACGGGAGCCTGGGCCCTGGCACAGGAGGGCACCCGGCCCACGGTATCTTGGCACAGCCGGGGAACGCCCTGCCCCCCACACCGACCTCCCAGCCCGCAGGAGGAAACCAGCCCCAGACACCGTTCACAGACTTCTACATCTGTCCCCAGCACAGGCCTCTGGTGTTTGGGCTCAGCTGCATGTTACAG AGCATAGTGTTGTGCTGCCCCAGTGCTTTGGTGTGGCACTACTCTCTAACAGACAGCAGGAACAAGACCGGCTCCCCTCTGGACCTCCTGCCCATCGCCCCTTCCAACTTACCAATGCCAGGGGGCAACACTGCCTTTACACAGCAG GTCCGTGCAAAGGTGCGAGAAATTGAGGAGCAAATCAAGGAGAGAGGGCAGGCTGTGGAGTTCAGGTGGTCGTTTGATAAGTGCCAGGAGACCACAGCTG GATTCACTATCGGGAGGGTTCTCCACACCCTGGAGGTTTTAGACAACCACAGCTTTGAGAAGTCTGACTTCAGCAACTCACTGGACTCTCTCTACAACCGAATATTTGGCTCAGGCCAGAGTAAAGACGGCCATGAG ATGTCACCAGATGATGATGCGGTGGTGACCCTGCTTTGTGAATGGGCAGTGTGCTGTAAGCGTTCTGGCAGACACAGGGCCATGGTGGTTGCCAAGCTACTGGAGAAGAGACAGGCTGAAATAGAGGCAGAG AGGTGTGGCGAGTCGGAGGTGGTGGATGAGAAGGGCTCTGTGTCATCCGGCTCCCTCTCAGCAGCCACACTACCAGTCTTTCAGGATGTTCTGCTACAGTTTCTAGACACTCAGGCCCCTATACTGA CCGAGCCAGGGAACGAGAGCGAAAGAGTGGAGTTCTCCAACCTCGTGCTACTCTTTTGTGAGCTCATCCGCCATGACGTCTTTTCCCACAACATCTACATGTGCACACTCATTTCCCGCGGCGACCTGGCCTCCGACTCCCACCTGCCCCGCCCGCGCTCCCCCAGCGACGAGCCCTCCGATGAGTCAGAGCGCAAGGAGCAGGACGCAGGCAGCAGTGTCAAGATGGAG GATACCGGCCTGTCGGAGTCAATGGAGATCGATCACAATTCCAGTGCTAATTTCGACGAG ATGTTCTCTCCCCCAATGCACTGTGAGTCCAAGGGGAGCCCCTCTCCTGAGAAGCCAGCCCCAGAGCAGGACAGCAAGGCCGCTTGTAAAGACAAGGGCATGGACCCTGCCTTCCCACAAGTGTATGAGCAACCCCGCCACATTCAGTATGCCACTCACTTCCCTATCCCTCAG GAGGAGAGTGCCAGCCACGAGTGCAACCAGCGCTTAGTGGTCCTCTATGGCGTAGGAAAGCAGAGAGACGAAGCACGACACGCCATCAAGAAAATTACCAAAGACATCTTGAAGGTGCTCAACCGCAAAAGCACAGCAGAGACAG gaggagaggaaggacagaagaggaagaggagtaagCCTGAGGCCTTTCCCACTGCAGAGGATATCTTCTCCAAATTCCAGCACCTCTCCCACTTTGACCAGCACCAGGTCACCTCTCAG gtgtccAGGAATGTGCTGGAACAGATCACCAGCTTTGCCTTAGGGATGTCCTATCACCTGCCCCTTGTCCAGCACATACAGTTCATCTTTGACCTCATGGAGTACTCCCTCAATATTAGTGGCCTCATAGACTTTGCTATTCAG CTGCTGAATGAGTTGAGCCTGGTGGAAGCCGAGCTGCTGCTGAAGTCGTCCAGCCTGGTCGGCAGCTACACCACCggcctgtgtctgtgtattgttGCAGTGCTGAGGAGGTACCACTCCTGCCTCATCCTCAATCCTGAGCAGACGGCACAGGTTTTTGATGG GTTGCGTATCGTGGTGAAATCGGGCGTGAACCCGGCAGACTGTTCCTCCGCAGAACGCTGTATCCTGGCCTACCTGTACGACCTCTACACCTCCTGCAGTCACCTCAAGAGCAAGTTTGGAGAGATCTTCAG TGAGTTCTGCTCCAAAGTGAAGAACTCCATCTACTGCAACATCGATCCGTCAGACTCCAACATGCTGTGGGATCCTGTGTTCATGATGGAGGCCATCGCCAACCCTTCGGCCCACAACTTCAACCACTCCATGGTGGGCAAGATCCTTAACGACAGCGCGGCCAACCGCTACAGCTTTGTCTGCAACGTGCTCATGGACGTGTGCGTGGACCACCGAGACCCTGAGAG ggtGAACGACATCGGGATCCTGTGTGCAGAGTTGACAGCCTACTGTCGTTCCCTGAGTGCTGAGTGGCTCGGCATCCTCAAggccctctgctgctcctccaacaATGGCAACTGTGGCTTCAATGACTTGCTGTGTAATGTAGAT GTGAGTGATTTGTCCTTCCATGATTCCCTGGCAACCTTCGTAGCCATTCTCATTGCTAGACAGTGCCTACTCCTAGAGGACCTAGTTCGCTGTGTGgccatcccctccctcctcaaCGCTG CCTGCAGTGAGCAGGACTCTGAGCCAGGAGCCAGACTCACCTGCAGGATTCTGTTGCACCTTTTCAAGACGCCCCAGCGCAACCCTGTCCCCCAAGACGGCGCTAAATCAG ATAAATCCTCAGTTGGTATCCGGTCATCGTGTGATCGCCATCTTCTTGCTGCCTCTCAAAACAGCATAGTCGTGGGAGCAGTATTTGCTGTCCTCAAGGCTGTCTTTATGCTTG GTGATGCGGAGCTAAGGGGCTCAGGACTGTCGCACCCTGCTGGCCTCGATGACATATCTGGGGGGCGCACTGTCTCCATAGAAACAGCCAGCTTGGATGTATATGCAAAGTATGTGCTGAAGAGCATCTGCCAGCAG GAATGGGTCGGAGAGCGCTGTCTTAAGTCTCTGTCTGAGGACAGCAGTGCCCTCCAGGACCCGGTACTGGTCAACATTCAGGCCCAGCGGCTTCTACAGCTCATTTGCTATCCACACCGCCAGCTGGACAGTGATGATGGCGACAACCCCCAGAGGCAGCGCATCAAACGCATACTACAG AACATGGACCAATGGACGATGAGACAGTCGTCCCTGGAGCTGCAGCTGATGATCAAGCAGAGCACCAACAAT GAGCTCTACTCTCTGCTAGAGAACATAGCCAAGGCCACCATCGAGGTGTTCCAGAAATCAGCTGAGATGAACTCCAGTAACCCCTCAGGGAATGGAGCAACGGTCCCAGGCGGCTCTGcatccaacaacaacaacaacaacaccgcCAGCAAGATGAAACCTATTTTgag CTCATCAGAGCGGTCGGGTGTGTGGCTGGTGGCTCCACTGATAGCCAAGCTGCCCACCTCAGTACAGGGCCATGTACTGAAGGCAGCaggggaggagctggagaagggACAGCACTTGGGCTCTTCCTCACgcaaggagagagacaggcagaaacagaaaag TATGTCTCTGCTGAGCCAGCAGCCATTCCTGTCTCTGGTGCTGACCTGTCTGAAGGGCCAGGATGAACAGAGGGAGGGCCTGCTCACCTCGCTCTACAGCCAAGTGCAGCAGATTGTCACCAACTGGAGAGAAGACCAATACCAGGATGACTGCAAGGCGAAGCAGATGATGCATGAGGCTCTGAAACTACGACTGAATCTT GTGGGTGGGATGTTTGACACGGTGCAGCGCAGCACCCAGCAGACCACTGAGTGGGCGGTACTACTCCTCGACATCATCAGCAGCGGCACAGTGGACATGCAGTCCAATAA TGAGCTATTCACCACAGTCCTGGACATGCTGAGTGTGCTGATTAATGGCACACTGGCTGCTGACATGTCCAGCATCTCTCAGGGCAGCATGGAAGAGAATAAGAGGGCCTACATGAACCTGGTCAAGAAGCTCAGG AAAGAGCTCGGCGACCGGCAGTCAGAAAGTTTGGAGAAAGTTCGCCAGCTACTGCCACTGCCCAAGCAGACCCGAGATGTCATAACCTGTGAACCCCAGGGCTCACTAATAGACACCAAGGGTAACAAGATCGCTGGCTTTGAGAAGGAG GGCCTTCAAGTTTCAACCAAACAGAAGATCTCTCCCTGGGATGTGTTTGAGGGTCTGAAAcactctgcccctctctcctgGGGCTGGTTTGGCACGGTGCGTGTGGACCGCAAGGTCACCAAATTTGAGGAACAGCAGCGCTTCCTGCTTTATCACACCCACCTGAAGCCCAAACCTCGTAGCTATTACCTGGagcccctccccctgcccccGGAAGAGGAGGAGCCCCCGACGCCCGTTTCCCAGGAACCAGAAAAGAAGATGGTGGAGGCAGTTAAGCCAGAGAAGAATGTGCCCACTGTGCCGACTGATTCAAACAAGAAGAAATccaacaagaagaagaaaactccCTCTACCAAGACTGAG GACTATGTGAACCGTACACCAAGCGGCGTGCCCTATGGGACAGGTATGCCACCTGAGCTGATCATGGGACAGCAGAACCACCCATATGGCAGGATAAGCTACGGCCAGCAGCCCATAGGCATATACGCACAGAACCAGCCTCTACCTCCAG GAGGTCCAGGTTTAGATCCTCCATATAGACCGGCCCGGAACCcccaaatgaacaaaatgatgcCCACACGGCCCAGCTACCCGGCCATGATGCCCGGCATGCAGGGCAACATGCCCGGCATGATGGGACTGGACAAGCAATACCCAATGGGTTACAAGCCCCAGCCTAGCATACCACAAGGCCAGATACTGCGCCAGCAGCTACAG AATCAGAGCATGCTGGGGCAGCAGATGAGACAAATGGCACCCAACCAACCATATACTTCCATGCAGCCATCTCAG aACATATCTCAGGGctatacccacacacacacgcacatgggGATGCAGCAGCATCCGTCCCAAGGTGGTGGTATAGTTCCTTCCTCCTATGGGAACCAAAACTTTCAGGCCGCCCATCCTGGAACCAACCCGGCCGTGGTGGACCCTCTGAGGCAAATGCAGCCGAGGCCCAGTGGCTACGTCCACCAGCAGGCCCCAGGCTACGCACACAATATGCAGAACACACAGAG GTTTGCCCACCAGCCCATCCAGCAGAATCCTATCATGCATGGTGGTCTTGGCCACATGGGAGGCCAGGGGGTTCACCCGGGCATGAGGCCCAATCAGATGCTggcagaacagcagcagcagcagcagcagcaacaacaagcacagcaacagcagcagtaccTCAGACAACAAGCACTCAGA cagcagcaggcccaACAACAagttcaacagcagcagcagcagcagcaacagcagcagcaggtccagCCACAGCAGGTCACACCCCAACAACaggttcagcagcagcagcagcagcagcagcagcagcagcaggtagcAGCGGCGCAGCCACCAGCCCAGGCACAGAACCAGGCCCTGGGCATGCAGCCACTGCCCCCGCAGCAACCTATG TTCCCACGACAAGGTATGCAGCagactcagcagcagcagcagactgcagctctgGTCAGGCAGCTCCAACAGCAACTTTCAA aTACACAACCAGGACAGAGCACCAATTCATATTACTGA